CAAAATTCGTGTGTATCAATTATTAATAAACACCTCCAGATTATCAAGGCGAGCAACTCGACAGACTTGTAAATTATACTGGTAACATAACCTTATAGATTAGTTGATTTATGAATCAGAGTCAAAGAGCTCCCATTCCTCGATAGGACTCGGCATATTGAACCCAATGAAACTGATAGCGGGCTCAACGCCTCGCAAGTTGATGTTGACGTCTCTCTCGTCTATGCGGTCTTCGGATTCGCCGTCTTGATAGAAGGCGCAACGATAAAATATCAGGTTCTCGAGAGCTGGTAGGTCGATCCAGCGGGGAAACACATCGAGCTCCACCTCGCATTGTACCATATACAAGTTTTGTAACTTTGAATGAGAAATCAATTCATCCGATTCTGGTTCAGACGAAGCGTTATATCCGTCCCAGGAGAGAGTCTGAAGGCCTGGGCATAGCTTGAGAATACCAACAAGTTCGTCTTTATCGAAGTCATTCGCGTGAAGCAGCGCTACATTTGTATGCGCAAAGAAGACATAAATAGCACTCGATGTTTGTAGTGGCAAACGGGGTATGTCTTCGTTAGGTGCACTGGAGAGAGAAAGCTGGAGCGGGCACGACCCGGGAGCGATCATTCCAAGAAATGCTGGAACGAATATATGCTTCATCAAGCGAAGATTTAGGACCTCTAAGTAGTTGAGCCGGATGGGCGCAAGCGAACCTTCGGGAACTGAATGGACAATTTCGAGGGCGAATTCAAGAACACGTAGATCAGGGCTGGCCTGTAGGATTCCCCTAAGGTGGAATTCGGAGATGCTGACCGCTGATGTACGTGGGGTGAGACGAAGTTCAACAAGTCCATAATACGCCTTGCTTGTCCAGAAAGGATAGAATGCATGCAAGCACATTTTCTTGATGGAAAGCAGGACCGCTTCGCTGGCAACCGTATACATCTGCTGGTAAAATCCCACACCATGCTCGGGCATGTCCGAATCAGGCATATCGAAGAATACAAAAGTAGAAGCAAGACTATCGGGCTCCCGTGTAGTAGTCAACGTGGTAAAAgttcctggaacacagtATGTTAAACAAGCAGAAAGGGTATTGCGATATGTATCTGTTCGGATGGTTTGGTAGATTCGTAGGTCCAAGGATCGTATGTGCGGTGCAACAGCTTTGACAAAATGGTCCAAAGAAGCGCTAGAGGGCCAATCACCAATAGGATCAGTAATGTAGATATCCAATGGCATACCACCTGCCCGTACGGCAAAGCTTTCAGAGCGAGGAAGAAGACTAGCGCTAACCGCTCGACAAGGCGATAAATCGATTCGCGTCCAGAGATGGGGCGAACTGAGGGCTACTTTGCGCCAATAAGTGCAGACATGAGAAAGTACCTCGGAAGAAATTGTATTTCGGGTATTATTGGCTCGATTCAGACGCGGGTGACGATGCATATTCCCTATATTGTCCGGGCCAAGAGCATATTGAAAGATGTTGGAGAGTAACTCCGGAGGAAGTGCGTTCACAGGCACCAGATGGTTTGAGCAGTTTCTTGCCCAGTTTATCGTCGCTCTGGCCGCTTGCAATTTGTGTCCGAGCCCACTGACTATCGAGGCTTCGGAGGCTACACGCTGTGAAAGTACGCTTGGTACTGCACTAAATGATTCACATTTCAGGTAATAATCCCGAACGTTCGAGCAAGCCTTCAAGTATCTTTCAAGAGCACTATCGAGAAGGAAGCTGGCAAGATTTAGCTCATCTATCATACTGTTGATGGCGCGCCAAACAGATTCGTTCGCAAAGTGGGAAAATGTACCCCATAATAAGCGCCTGGCGCTTTATTAAACATACAAACATGACCTGCTGGTCTGTGACTGATAATTTTGACTGTCAAAGAAGCCCGCGAACCAGTTGTATTCAAGCTAAGAGACTAATAATAAACTGATGTAAAAACTAGAGCCATATGCTGACGCGTAAGCCTGGGAGATGATAATATAGTACAACAAGCTCGAACCGGAGATATATGGATAAGATCAAGGTAAAGGAAGTAGTTCCTTTTCCTCTTCAAAGAGAAATGGAGGTTTTAAGAGCCAAAATGTGCTCGGCGTCTTTCATCTGGTAGTGCTTGGTATAGCGTGGGAGGGCCACCCATTCAATACCTCAATTTAAAATGAATGACATATTTGTTGAATTCGACTGACCATCAACCCATGACAcatttatctcatttattagTAGCCTGAAAGCTTCTACTCCATGTTCAGCCAGTCTTGCACCTATAGGTAACACTAAATAAGAAGTGCTTTGGGTGGCGAACCAGCTAACCAGGTGGCGATATGATCTGTCAGGGTCCTCTCACGAGACTCTAAGCGCCGAGTATCTTGGTTCTTTCACCACAGCTGTTCCTGGCCCTCGTGTCCTGGAATGCATCGAGATGCACCAGATAGATATCGGACTCGATCACCCTGTTGCTATTGAAATTTTGAGCTTGCGGGATGCTCTTTCCCAGCAACAGGTatgttagtatagcctataTATTCGTACTAGGAATGCTCATTGAACCTAGCATGCGACCCAGCAAGCTACTGCTCAAGTTCAGAAATATGCCACGGAAGTGTCTTCAGCAAACAAAAAGACACGGCAGCTTAGTGCCGAAACAAGACTCTCCAGGCCGAGCTTGATATTCTACGAGCACCACGCCCCGTTTCTACTCCCTCACCAGCCGAAGCCGAACTGACACTTGCCCTCCGACGCGCTAACTCTCGGCTTGAAGAAACGGAGACTCAACTACTAGAAGCACACGTTTCGGTTTCACACGCCCTTGCGGAGCGAGAGAGGACCTCTGATGAGGTTTCGGAGGCATATCGGATGCTTGAAGTGGCTCGGGCTCAAGACGTGGAGTTGCGGGCCGTTCTAGCAGAAAGAGATGCAGAGAAGAGGTTCTATGAGCTTGCTTTGGGAGAATATGCCGCACTTGTCAGGGACATGGAGAAACGCGAGGGGGAGGGCAGTACGCATCTGGATTTCAAGAAAAGGACTGCTGCGGGGGAGATAGAACGGATTAAGGAGCTTACGACTGAGGTTGCGAGAGCAAATGCGGATATCGAATCGCTTCAGGCTCAATTAGATGCGGAGCGGCGTGCAGGAGAATTAGAGCGGATACAGTTGGCTGAGGTCAGGACCGAGCTTGGGAAGCGTGAGGTGGATGATAAGTCTGCGGCTGCACTTGTTGAACGGTATATGTGAGTATTCGAGTGACTCAGAACTGACAGCAGTCCATCGGGACCTTTGCTGAATTTTCGCTCGTTCGATTCACTCTTCACAAGGAAATTCTCACAGCACCATACGGACGTGCTTCAACGTGCTCTAAACGATCAATCAACACGACATTCCGCAACCGTTAACTCCCTATCTCAACAGATTGAAAACCTGGAGCGGGCTCTCGCTGCTGAATCAATGCGTACCAAGCAGTTGCAGTCTTCTGTCGATATCCTTGTGGAAGACTTAGCACGAGAGTCCTTTGGGAGAAGAAGGGAAGTTCGTGTCCGGCTTGCGATCGCCGGACGAACTGCAAAAATCGAAGAAGACCTGCGAAGGTGGGAGCGTAGGATCAGAGAAAACTCTCGGTCACATACCGCTGGACAACCCTCTGAGTTGCTATTAGGTCTGCAGGAACTCGAACAGTTTCGGGATATTGTCAACTCGCTTGGGGCTCCTCTCATATTCCGTGACGCTGCATCTCTGGTTCCGAGGATGATACCCTTAACGGACCACTCGCCCGTATCCTTTCTGCAGAAATTGCTGTCGAGAGTCTTGCGGCTGAACTTGAGCGCGAGATGACTCGCAGGATTGAGCTCGAACGGGAACGCGCCCAACTTCCAACAGTTCCTCTCATAGAAAAACCaagttacaaaattccaactCTAAAGGCGAAGGTTCCTGCTTCTTCTACAATACCTTCTTCGGCATCAGTTTCCATTGCATCTCTTCAGAGTAGCTCTGGTCCATCTCTGGAAACTAGCGAGACTTCATCTAGAGCTTCCTTGGAAGAGTGTGTTCTGAGTGCTCCTGTTGTGCTACCAGGCGCCCCTGTCGTTAATTTACCTCAAACTCAACCAGAAATAGATGACCTTTTTATTGTCGCGGCTCCGCCAATTATTTCATCCACTTCCTCGCCGGAACCGCCATGGGTTTCTGTTGTTCCTTTCTCCTCTAATTTTTCTCCCCCACTCGAACGAGCCAACATACCCGAGCCCCGCTCTTTACTCGACAGTCCAGAAGTTCAAGAACTCCTTTCTCAATTGCCTACAGCTCTACAACGATATACCCCTTTCCAAAATACATTCCGTGACTGCCACGTTACCCTCACCGCACTTAAATCCGAACTTCGTGTACGCCCCCGCACCCATTTGCTGACGGCTGTCGAACGACTATATGACTACAATGAAGATGCTCGCGTCGAAATCGAAATTCGAATTGCGGACGAAGCGCGCAAGGCCAATGGATTTGAAACCATGTTGCGGTTGTCGTTGGCTAGCGTCCTTGACGATCTCCGGGCATTTATTGACGGTTCAGCACCTGACATTCGCAAAGCGCTCGAGACGGCTGAACGAAAGCGTAACGAACTGGAACACGACATATCTGCTATCAAAGCATCCGTATATGCGCCTGAGGCTCATAGCCAGGCCGAGATTGAAATTCCCACTTCTCAACCTCCTCCATCTCCGCTATGGGGCCGAAAGATGTCTTTGGGCCCCGGATTGCTGGGTGCTGGCCGGCCATTGTTGAGGCGCGCTGGATCCGGAACATTGGGGCATAGTCGGGCATCCTCCTTGGGCGGAGAAGAGCATTCCGAGTTGTCGCCCAAGGACCCACTGGCGGGACTTAGGCTGAAGATACCCATGCCCAATATGGCGACTAGCCCACTCCCATCTCCGATGAAACCGGGCTCTCCGCTAGTACTGGAACGTACCCGAGTAACATCTATGTATCGTATAGGTTTGGGAGGTAGCCGATCCCGCTTGGATATCTCGAATCGGAGCACGACGGTGACTCCTACGTTCAAGGCCGATGAGGAAAGTGACGATGGTGTAGAGTAGCTCCTTTAATGTTTTGTTTAGCTTTATTTATAATGGTGCACTGTTTTTGTCTGGAACTTTCGTATCTATTATGATCTAGATGTAAAGGGGATCCTGTTTTCGAGAGTTGATTTAGTTGATGGCTTAATCCATTATAGCAAGCAGCTATAACGCTATAGTACTGTACCTCTGTAACGAGCGAAAGCCAAACGGTTCTGAATATCACTACCCAGTCTCGGAGTAGAGATTCGACCCATAATTTATGAGAGTGGACTGAATGCAAGCCAGCACTGGCTCTTGAAGTTTCTTGgcttggttggcttggatCTGTGAGCACACACCCTACCTGGCTTCGAAAATATCACATTACCTACTTGCTGTCTCAATGTCTCATTGACTGCACTACGGGCTCACCACTATAGTTACCACATGCTACCCAATCCAATGCCAGGCGACCTTATGGGGAAACAAACACATCCACGCCCTGCCCGATAGCAGTATCGTGTGGGCGGAATTCTAGAAATCAGCATGCCGTAGGCATGGGGTTAGCCTTAGTACAGCTCGCTATTCCACGCCTTGGGCTACGCCCAGCGTATATCCAAGCAACACTCACGTCTGGCGGATACAGTCATCAAGTGAGCAACTCCGGTCGGTTTTCAGGGTAGGCATTACCCTGTTTGCCAAATAGGTAAACCTACCCGGACAATCAGCGTGGATTGAGTTTGTATTGCGCCTGTGCTGTGCAAAGCTTCTTGGAACGAATAGCACTCAATCTATCTGCCGATTGATACGGCATCTGATCTAGTAAATGGTACAGAAATGAGCGTGTGGACCAGTGTAGGTGTGCAGTAAAGAATCACTATGCCTGTCACCCAATTTGAAATTTGCACAGCATAACCCTTATGGGTACTGTTACGTGCCTAGCTTGCAGTCTCATGGTCGAAAGTTCTTGCGGTCTCTCGCTAAGGCCCCCGCATAAAATCGAAACTTCCATATCTTGATATAAGTACTGTCGTGCTGGGATGATGAACTAAGCACGCTATTCTGGTGACACCTGCAGCTTCAGCCTGAGTAGTAGATATCGATGCAATCCGACAGCAGTCTGCTACCTAATAACCAACGCTCAGCCGATAATGATGAGTCTCCACCGATAAACCCTGGGGTTGAAGCAACACTACTCGTAGGCCAGCATGTCGATAAAAGATTGGCTTGGCTACTGTGGCTTGTACCTGGAGTTATTGTGCTAGTCGGATCACTTTGTGATGGGATCGTTCCTTTCCATCCCGAGTACACAAGTGGTCCGGTTCGGCAGATTTTTCGTGGATCGCGCGTGATATGTGAGTCTGGCTCACGGTGTTAGACATTTGAATTGCCTGATTGATCGTTCAATAAGCTGTCTTtgcttctttcttctttccaAGGTTGGCAGACGTTCACTCTCGAGCGGTCTCTGGGTTATTTGCCCGTAAGTTGGTCCACCCCGGCTTTTTTCTGACCTCACAAGACGAGCGATTTTTGCCTATGATCGTTTTCTTAATTGGTAATAATTTTCCCGAATCTTCCTAGATATGGTCAACCAATGCTAGCTTGTGGTGTTCTAGGGTCGGTGCTTGCTATCTTCGCGGACTCGGTACCTATGCATGGCGCTGGTGTAGTCCTCTATCTAATGTaggtcttccttgtctttttCGAGAGCGGATATTACAAATGACTTTATCTAGTGGATCCTGGGGATTATTTTTGCTGCCTTTGCTTTTCATTTCGGACTATACATCGCTTCGATGGAGAGGCATGGCCCTCAGTGGGATCCAGTCCATATCCTACCTTACCATATGGATCGCGGATCCGATTTACGAAAGCATGAGCAGGGAATGGTCGTTCTTGTATCTGGTTGCTTCAAGAATATGGAGGAGATCCCCAGGAGACAGGGATCACCTATCCTCAAGGCTAGGGACGGGTTCAAGAATGGATCCCGTCGGGTTACTTATTTTCACTACTGGATTGGCCCTAGTTGATTACAATACGGGTGTTTGGTGGGGTGCAGACCTTGGAGAGGAATCTCCACTGGCACTTACGGGAGACTTGGACTCTCACTCGCAAACGGGACGACCGGGGCGGGTCGCAATGCTCATCGTTGGACTCATCTTAGCCCTCCCATTCGGTCTATGGGAGATTCGCTTGCTTCCTTTCCACTCGCACCCAAATGGGCATACCAAAATCGAGGGGTACTGCTTGCGGTTATCATCGCATTTTGTTTCCAAACCGCATATACCTTTACTTCAGGGACTCAATTCATCTACATAAGTCTACAATGGTATCTATCGATTGAACCTCCTATAGTATCGGGCTGTATGCTAATTGCGACTAGGCCCGGGAAAACAAGGGATTACTATTACAAGTCTCGTAGTATAAGTCATTTTGCCCTCGCTCCGATCCTTGGAATCCTTTTCCTGCTCACTCGTCGTTACAAGGTAGGGCCGATAtactctttttctttttcttttatATTCTAACTGCCACTCGCTGTATTTTTTTATATCAACAGCCATATCTAATACTTGGGAGTGCTATGCTCGTGTACGGGTTTCAAAGTCTATATCCACTTTTAGTACATGCATTAACACTTCTTATGTAGTTATTCGGTACTTGGTCTCTATTCAGTGCGCATTTCGGATCTTCCCAACACGCTTGCTCCGACGGTATTATTGGTGAGTCAGTCTCCCAAAGTTACTTGCATTGTACTGATCAAACAACGCGCACAGTTTGCGATTCAAGCCCTCCGTGGAGCTAGTGCTGTGGCGATTGACTTGGGGACGATGGTGGGGTCCCAAGCCTCAGTTCCACACAACGACTTGGCCACATTGGTGGGCTTAATAAATGCTTTACCGATTCTTGCGGCAGCCATGAGCCCATCGTCGTATGCAGCTATTTTACTGTAGGTCCTAGCTTTTCTTCTGTTGACCTACCAACAAAGCCTATATTGACTATCGTATAACTTCATTTTTCAGGCAAATATCTGAGTCGAGTAATCAGGCTTTCACACTTTTGTTCTCATTGGCTACTGGATTCTGTAAGTGATGATAAATCGTTCTTCAAATAGTGAGCTCACCAGAGTGATTCAGCTATCCTCTGTCTGGGTTTCTCGTTCTTTATGCCGAACCATTATCTCGGGGATACTCACAATTCTGTAGAAAAGAAAGAAGATGAATGTGAACAGCATTGAGGAAACATTTAGGTCACGAATTATTTCTCAGACCACCTATTGGTTTCTGTCCTGCTTGCAACAAGCTATATACGGTGTACCGTTTTATTTTGGTTTTATACTGTTTAATCAAACTACAGTACCGGTCACTCACTCTCGATCGGTTTCGTCGCATAAGCGCAACAGAATTCCCGGTAGATACTCCAGAATAGATTCACAGTGATTTCAACTTGTAGCCCCGTAGCCGGTGGTCATTCAAGGTCACCGGACCCAACGCTCAACAACGCAAAATCAGCCAGCACATTTATCTTTCAACCACGCCTCTCCGCCATTGGTATTAGTATGCCGGGGATATCTCTACATATAATACACTAACGTCAGTATGATCCAATCTTAATGTACTCGGGTAGAGTTGCGGCATTCTCGGCAAAGAATATTGTGGAGCTAACAGCCGTTTTTGGATTTATTTTGAAAAGAGCTACTAGTACGCGGGAACCATAAGGCAATTTTTCCTATACTCTAATTTATCCCAGGCTCAAGTATGCCGACTTCAGTTGCAAGGCACTCCAGACTGAAAAGATCAGGTGTTGCATAAATGGCTAAACCTAACTTAATAGGGCCGCCTGACTCACCCGTGATTACGGTATCTGCGATTCGAATTCTGATGGGCACTTGCCGACACAATGGTCTTGGCGCACTGCATAGCCCCTGATAGTATCCGATCGTATAAGGCTCCTTGAGCTTGGAGTTTACACACTGAACCTTTCACCACGGGCAAATCCTCTTCTACAGATCGTCGAAGTGTCCGCTCGCTCTATGACCAGTGCATAGCCTACTGCAGCCCCCCAAGCAAGAGCTTGTTGGCGGACCTCATGAAGTACGCGGGGTCATCTTAACCCACAAGCTACCTGAAAGACTGCGCAAAGGTTCTATATGGATCCTCTGGGTGATTCTTGGCGCGGTTATCTTCATAAATATCCTCAGTCAATGGGCGGCTTCAACCACGCTGTTACTTGAGCTTCAATACTCCTTCAGAATTACTCGTAGGAATTCTTAACCCACAAGCTACCTGAAAGACTGCGCAAAGGTTCTATATGGATCCTCTGGGTGATTCTTGGCGCGGTTATCTTCATAAATATCCTCAGTCAATGGGCGGTTCAACCACGCTGTTACTTGAGCTTCAATACTCCTTCAGAATTACTCGTAGGAATAGCGAACAAATTTCGCGGGGAATGATCCTCTCAAGTGAGGAAGACTCACGGTTTTCTTGTTTACATTATTATAAAGCTGAACCTGGACCTCCAATAGATGTCTTTGCTACTCTGGCCTTTGGAAGGTTGGCAGATGTTCGTTCTCGGCATGCAGCCTCAGGTCTTGCATGTGAGTGGTTTATCGTGATGAGACCCTGTTCATCCGGTCTAATCCTATGCATCACTCGTCCATAATCAGTGCTATTCTTTGTTGTAGGTGAGCGCATCTTGCTTGGATTCTTCTATCAAACCTATAATCAATATGCATGCAACTAGGTTGCATTATGTGCGCTGCATCAACCAATTCGACAACATTTGCGGCGGGCGCGGTGTTTCATTCGATGTAAGTTGAAGTTGTTCCACTGCATCGCTGCGCTCATGAACCACTTTAGAGGCAACGGTGGACTAAGATTACTGTCGACACTATTTATTGCGGACTATACATCACTCAAGTGGCGAGGCGCAGCTCTATCTTGGACCTATCTTCCCTCTCTGGTTATGATATGGCTGCGACCGAGAATCTCTATTACCATGTCATGGAGGTGGACATGTAAGCACTGCCGATAATTCCTTCGGAATTCCCTATTGACTCAGTTGTTTCACAATTTAGACGGAATGTATGCGCGTTTAGTCTACCTGAATTCACCTCAAACTTACCCTCTTCTCAGGGTCATAATCATAATGTCCTTCCTTTGTGGCCCCGCATTATATGCTATTTTCCGCAACTCGAAATACCATACAGCACCAAGTCTACCAAATTCACAGTTAATGAAGTTCAAGAACCTCGTCTCACGCATGGATCCTAT
The nucleotide sequence above comes from Rhizoctonia solani chromosome 3, complete sequence. Encoded proteins:
- a CDS encoding siderophore iron transporter 3; its protein translation is MALSGIQSISYLTIWIADPIYESMSREWSFLYLVASRIWRRSPGDRDHLSSRLGTGSRMDPVGLLIFTTGLALVDYNTGVWWGADLGEESPLALTGDLDSHSQTGRPGRVAMLIVGLILALPFGLWEIRLLPFHSHPNGHTKIEGPGKTRDYYYKSRSISHFALAPILGILFLLTRRYKPYLILGSAMLVYSVLGLYSVRISDLPNTLAPTVLLFAIQALRGASAVAIDLGTMVGSQASVPHNDLATLVGLINALPILAAAMSPSSYAAILLQISESSNQAFTLLFSLATGFSILCLGFSFFMPNHYLGDTHNSVEKKEDECEQH
- a CDS encoding F-box-like protein is translated as MIDELNLASFLLDSALERYLKACSNVRDYYLKCESFSAVPSVLSQRVASEASIVSGLGHKLQAARATINWARNCSNHLVPVNALPPELLSNIFQYALGPDNIGNMHRHPRLNRANNTRNTISSEVLSHVCTYWRKVALSSPHLWTRIDLSPCRAVSASLLPRSESFAVRAGGMPLDIYITDPIGDWPSSASLDHFVKAVAPHIRSLDLRIYQTIRTDTYRNTLSACLTYCVPGTFTTLTTTREPDSLASTFVFFDMPDSDMPEHGVGFYQQMYTVASEAVLLSIKKMCLHAFYPFWTSKAYYGLVELRLTPRTSAVSISEFHLRGILQASPDLRVLEFALEIVHSVPEGSLAPIRLNYLEVLNLRLMKHIFVPAFLGMIAPGSCPLQLSLSSAPNEDIPRLPLQTSSAIYVFFAHTNVALLHANDFDKDELVGILKLCPGLQTLSWDGYNASSEPESDELISHSKLQNLYMVQCEVELDVFPRWIDLPALENLIFYRCAFYQDGESEDRIDERDVNINLRGVEPAISFIGFNMPSPIEEWELFDSDS
- a CDS encoding myosin heavy chain produces the protein MHQIDIGLDHPVAIEILSLRDALSQQQHATQQATAQVQKYATEAELDILRAPRPVSTPSPAEAELTLALRRANSRLEETETQLLEAHVSVSHALAERERTSDEVSEAYRMLEVARAQDVELRAVLAERDAEKRFYELALGEYAALVRDMEKREGEGSTHLDFKKRTAAGEIERIKELTTEVARANADIESLQAQLDAERRAGELERIQLAEVRTELGKREVDDKSAAALVERYMKFSQHHTDVLQRALNDQSTRHSATVNSLSQQIENLERALAAESMRTKQLQSSVDILVEDLARESFGRRREVRVRLAIAGRTAKIEEDLRRWERRIRENSRSHTAGQPSELLLGLQELEQFRDIDDTLNGPLARILSAEIAVESLAAELEREMTRRIELERERAQLPTVPLIEKPSYKIPTLKAKVPASSTIPSSASVSIASLQSSSGPSLETSETSSRASLEECVLSAPVVLPGAPVVNLPQTQPEIDDLFIVAAPPIISSTSSPEPPWVSVVPFSSNFSPPLERANIPEPRSLLDSPEVQELLSQLPTALQRYTPFQNTFRDCHVTLTALKSELRVRPRTHLLTAVERLYDYNEDARVEIEIRIADEARKANGFETMLRLSLASVLDDLRAFIDGSAPDIRKALETAERKRNELEHDISAIKASVYAPEAHSQAEIEIPTSQPPPSPLWGRKMSLGPGLLGAGRPLLRRAGSGTLGHSRASSLGGEEHSELSPKDPLAGLRLKIPMPNMATSPLPSPMKPGSPLVLERTRVTSMYRIGLGGSRSRLDISNRSTTVTPTFKADEESDDGVE